In Fusobacterium canifelinum, a genomic segment contains:
- a CDS encoding TetR/AcrR family transcriptional regulator, which yields MERNYHHGNLKEELIKKGIELISEVGEENLSLRKLAIICGVSNAAPYTHFKSKDELLKEMSLYILNLLKLELENTRKKYKNKDGLLVMLGKTYVIFFLKNPKYYYFLSSRKDIEIDLSLKIDNNNMTALDILKEEAINKFSKFTILDEDIQNKILAMWSLVAGLVAIINMTSKNYIENWEDKIEEIIKASFITYYTKY from the coding sequence ATGGAAAGAAACTATCATCATGGAAATTTAAAAGAAGAATTGATAAAAAAAGGTATAGAACTTATAAGTGAAGTTGGTGAAGAAAATTTATCATTAAGAAAACTTGCTATAATATGTGGTGTCAGTAATGCTGCTCCTTATACACACTTTAAAAGTAAAGATGAACTATTGAAGGAAATGAGCCTTTATATTCTTAATTTACTTAAATTAGAATTAGAGAACACAAGAAAAAAATATAAAAATAAAGATGGTCTTTTAGTAATGTTAGGTAAAACTTATGTTATATTTTTTCTTAAAAATCCAAAATACTATTATTTTTTATCTTCAAGAAAAGATATTGAAATAGATTTATCTTTAAAAATTGATAACAATAATATGACTGCATTGGATATATTAAAAGAAGAAGCTATTAATAAATTTTCAAAATTTACTATTTTAGATGAAGATATACAAAACAAAATTTTAGCTATGTGGTCTTTGGTTGCTGGCTTAGTGGCAATAATAAATATGACAAGTAAAAATTATATTGAAAATTGGGAAGATAAAATTGAAGAAATTATAAAGGCAAGTTTCATTACTTATTATACAAAATATTAA
- a CDS encoding class I SAM-dependent rRNA methyltransferase produces the protein MSKIIIKKEKEQKILNFYPNVYKDEIKDIIGNVKTGDVVDVITSDMRFLARGYVTEGTSAFVRILTTKDEKIDRKFIFERIKSAYEKRKHLLDETNSVRAFYSEADFIPGLIIDKFDKYVSIQFRNSGVEVFRQDIIEAVKKYLKPKGIYERSDVENRVIEGVETKTGIIFGEIPERTIMVDNGVKYNIDIVDGQKTGFFLDQRDSRKFIAKYINNQTRFLDVFSSSGGFSMAALKNGAKEVVAMDKDSHALELCYENYKLNEFTADFSTIEGDAFLMLNSLATRNKKFDIITLDPPSLIKKKTEIYKGRDFFLDLCDKSFKLLESGGILGVITCAYHISLQDLVEVTRMSASKNNKLLSVVGINYQPEDHPWILHIPETLYLKALWVKVEER, from the coding sequence ATGTCAAAAATTATTATAAAAAAAGAAAAGGAGCAAAAAATTTTAAATTTTTATCCTAATGTGTATAAAGATGAAATAAAAGATATAATAGGAAATGTTAAAACAGGAGATGTAGTTGATGTAATTACAAGTGACATGAGGTTTTTAGCAAGAGGTTATGTTACAGAAGGAACATCAGCTTTTGTAAGAATTTTAACAACAAAAGATGAAAAAATTGATAGAAAATTTATATTTGAAAGAATTAAAAGTGCTTATGAAAAAAGAAAGCATTTATTAGATGAAACAAATAGTGTGAGAGCTTTTTATTCTGAGGCAGATTTTATACCAGGATTAATAATAGATAAATTTGATAAATATGTTTCTATTCAATTTAGAAATTCTGGTGTAGAAGTTTTTAGACAAGATATTATAGAAGCTGTGAAAAAATATTTAAAGCCAAAGGGTATTTATGAAAGAAGTGATGTAGAAAATAGGGTTATTGAAGGTGTAGAGACAAAAACTGGAATAATTTTTGGAGAAATTCCTGAAAGAACTATTATGGTAGATAATGGAGTCAAATATAATATAGATATAGTTGATGGGCAAAAAACAGGTTTCTTTTTAGATCAGAGAGATTCAAGAAAATTTATAGCTAAATACATCAATAATCAAACAAGATTTTTGGATGTTTTTTCAAGTAGTGGAGGCTTTTCTATGGCAGCATTAAAAAATGGTGCTAAAGAAGTTGTTGCTATGGATAAGGATAGTCATGCACTTGAATTATGCTATGAAAATTATAAATTAAATGAGTTTACAGCAGATTTCTCTACAATAGAAGGAGATGCTTTTCTTATGCTAAATAGTTTAGCTACAAGAAATAAAAAGTTTGATATTATAACTCTTGATCCACCTTCACTTATAAAAAAGAAAACTGAAATATATAAAGGAAGAGATTTTTTCTTAGACTTATGTGATAAGAGTTTTAAACTTTTAGAAAGTGGTGGAATATTAGGAGTTATCACTTGTGCATATCATATAAGTTTACAAGATTTGGTTGAAGTAACTAGAATGTCTGCTTCAAAAAACAATAAACTTTTGAGTGTTGTGGGAATAAACTATCAGCCAGAAGATCATCCTTGGATACTGCATATTCCTGAGACACTGTATTTAAAAGCCTTATGGGTTAAGGTAGAAGAAAGATAA
- a CDS encoding CvpA family protein has protein sequence MYLDILILIIFILGIFSGIKNGIFIEIISVFGFAVNLLITKIYTPVVLKFLKRSDASFENNYVITYIVTFITVYLVVSMILIFVKKAFKGLKKGFFNKMMGGVAGFIKALIVSLVIILVYTYSTKLAPSLEKYSQGSSAISIFYEIVPTFEAYIPEILVEDFNKNATKKIIEKNINTML, from the coding sequence ATGTATTTAGATATTTTAATTTTAATAATCTTTATATTAGGAATATTTAGTGGAATAAAAAATGGTATTTTTATAGAAATTATTTCTGTATTTGGTTTTGCAGTCAATTTACTTATAACAAAAATATATACACCAGTTGTTTTAAAATTCTTAAAAAGATCTGATGCTTCTTTTGAGAATAACTATGTGATAACTTATATAGTAACTTTTATAACAGTTTATTTAGTTGTGTCTATGATACTAATATTTGTAAAAAAAGCATTTAAAGGATTAAAAAAAGGTTTCTTTAACAAAATGATGGGAGGAGTAGCTGGCTTTATAAAAGCATTAATAGTTTCTCTTGTAATAATATTAGTTTATACTTATAGTACAAAATTGGCACCTTCATTAGAAAAATATTCACAAGGAAGTTCTGCAATAAGTATATTCTATGAAATTGTACCAACTTTTGAAGCCTATATTCCTGAAATACTTGTTGAAGATTTTAATAAGAATGCTACAAAAAAAATTATTGAAAAAAATATTAATACAATGCTATAA